From the genome of Streptomyces spinoverrucosus:
ATGTCGAAGCCGCTGTACCCGTGCTCGCGCAGGGTCTGGGCGATGATGCCGGCGCCGCCGAAGATCTGCTGGAAGACGGTGATGACCAGCACCCAGGAGAAGAAGTGCGGCAGGTACATGATCGCCTGGGCCACCGCCCGGACCCGGGGCCTGATCAGGCTGTTGATGAGCAGCGCGAGCAGGATCGGGACCGGGAAGTAGAGCACCAGCTGGAGGAAGAACAGCACGAAGGTGTTCTGCACCGCGTGCCAGAACTCCGAGTCGGCGAGGACCCGCTCGAACTGCGCCAGGCCCGCCCAGGGACTGTGGAAGATGGCGACGAAGCCGTTGTCGCTGACGTACGGGTCGTAGTCCTGGAAGGCGACGACATTGCCGAGGATCGGCACGTAGTTGAAGACGAGCACCAGCAGCACGGCCGGGACCGTCATGAGGAGAAGCGTCCGGTCCCGTCGGAAACGGATCCGCAGGCTCAGCTTCCCGGTTCCTCGTTTCTTCCCGCCGCCGACGGCACCGCCGGAGGCCCCCGGAGTCTTCACCGGTGTGTTCGCCTCGGCTCTGCTGCGAGGCACCGTGCTGTGGGACACGGCCTTCTCCTTGCCTCAGCCCCGGATCAGTTCGCCGAACCGTTGTCGTCGAGCAGCTTCTGGTACCAGGCCCGCAGATCGTCGCCGCCCTGCTTCTTCCAGTCGGACACGGCCTGCTGGACGTCGCTGATCTTCTTGCGGCCGCGTACGACGTCGTCCTCGAGCTGCTCGAAGTCGTCGGCGAGCGTGGCCCAGCGGTTGGGCTCGGTGACGGTCAGCCCGTAGAACGAGGACTTCTGGGTGAAGGCGCCCATGCGCTGCTGCCACTCGACCTGCTGCCGGGCGATCTCCGGCAGGTCGGGGTGGGCGATGTAGGCGGCGGGGTCGCCGGTGTAGTCGAAGGCGCCGTTGACCTCGTTGATGCCCTGCGAGGTCTTGGTGGGGACGCCGTCCTTCACCGTGTAGTCGGTGCCCTCGACACCGAAGACGGTGAGCATGTACTCCTTGGTGCCGTACGGCGAGGCGCAGAAGTTGGCGATCGCGAGGAAGTCCCGGATCTGCTCCTTGGACGCCTTCTTGCTGACGAAGGTGAAGATGTTCGCCGGCTGGCTCGCCCACAGCCGGGGGTCTCCCCCGTCGTGGCCCCAGATGTCCAGCACACCCATCTCGAAGTTCTTGTTCTGGGTGCGCTGTTCGGCCGTCTTGCCCCACAGGTCGGAGATGTTCTGGTTGTAGACGAGGATCTGGCCCG
Proteins encoded in this window:
- a CDS encoding ABC transporter permease; protein product: MSHSTVPRSRAEANTPVKTPGASGGAVGGGKKRGTGKLSLRIRFRRDRTLLLMTVPAVLLVLVFNYVPILGNVVAFQDYDPYVSDNGFVAIFHSPWAGLAQFERVLADSEFWHAVQNTFVLFFLQLVLYFPVPILLALLINSLIRPRVRAVAQAIMYLPHFFSWVLVITVFQQIFGGAGIIAQTLREHGYSGFDIMTDPEVFKYLVTLEMVWKDAGWGIIVFLAALSSVSTDLYEAAAMDGAGRRRRMWHITLPALRPVIALLLVLRVGDALTVGFEQLLLQRDAVGPEASEVLDTYVWWNGIRNQDFSYAAAAGLIKGIVGLTLVLVANKVAHLMGEQGVYKK